A genome region from bacterium includes the following:
- the trpE gene encoding anthranilate synthase component I, producing the protein MTASHQPEFDAFCAHAAEGNLIPVYREILADLDTPVSAFLKLDDGGDAFLFESVEGGEKWARYSFLGTGPSRVLICRGGTVSDGPPGGPFTSRATADPLGEARALLAAYRPVPIAGLPRFTGGLVGFLGYDLVRSFETLPATARDDLGHPDYYLMLIDALVVFDTVAQKMKVVAHALVEPGGDLRAAYDAACARVDAVVERLRRPVAPPAPVQCAGPPLVRSNFEPTAYEGIVERAKEYIRAGDVIQVVLAQRFQCPLRAHPFDIYRCLRTFNPSPYMFFLRTGGRIVLGASPEVMARLEGRELTVRPIAGTRPRGTDEQQDRALEAELAADPKEIAEHIMLVDLGRNDVGRVARIGTVAVTERMVVERYSHVMHLVSNVRGELAAGYDCFDAFRATFPAGTLSGAPKIRAMEIIEELEPIRRGVYGGAVGYFGFSGNMDTAIAIRTMVIDDGVIYAEAGAGIVADSDPEREHAECVNKARALFQAVKLAESMSPCC; encoded by the coding sequence ATGACCGCCAGCCATCAGCCCGAGTTCGACGCCTTCTGCGCCCACGCCGCCGAGGGCAACCTGATCCCGGTGTACCGCGAGATCCTCGCCGATCTCGACACGCCGGTGTCCGCCTTCCTCAAGCTCGACGACGGCGGCGACGCCTTCCTCTTCGAGTCGGTCGAGGGCGGCGAGAAGTGGGCCCGTTACAGCTTCCTCGGCACCGGGCCGTCGCGGGTGCTGATCTGCCGCGGCGGCACGGTCTCCGACGGGCCGCCCGGCGGGCCGTTCACCAGCCGCGCGACGGCCGATCCGCTCGGCGAGGCGCGGGCGCTGCTCGCCGCCTATCGCCCCGTGCCCATCGCCGGGCTGCCGCGCTTCACCGGCGGGCTGGTCGGCTTTCTCGGCTACGACCTGGTGCGCAGCTTCGAGACGCTGCCGGCGACGGCGCGCGACGACCTCGGTCATCCCGACTACTATCTGATGCTGATCGACGCGCTGGTGGTGTTCGACACCGTGGCGCAGAAGATGAAGGTGGTCGCGCACGCCCTGGTCGAGCCGGGCGGCGACCTGCGGGCCGCCTACGATGCCGCGTGCGCTCGCGTCGACGCCGTGGTCGAACGCCTGCGGCGCCCGGTCGCGCCGCCGGCGCCGGTGCAGTGCGCGGGGCCGCCGCTGGTCCGCTCCAACTTCGAGCCGACGGCGTACGAGGGGATCGTCGAGCGGGCCAAGGAGTACATCCGCGCCGGCGACGTCATCCAGGTGGTCCTGGCGCAGCGCTTCCAGTGCCCCCTGCGCGCCCATCCCTTCGACATCTACCGCTGTCTGCGCACCTTCAATCCGTCGCCGTACATGTTCTTCCTGCGCACCGGCGGGCGCATCGTGCTCGGCGCCTCGCCCGAGGTGATGGCGCGGCTGGAGGGCCGCGAGCTGACGGTGCGGCCGATCGCCGGCACGCGGCCGCGCGGCACCGACGAGCAGCAGGACCGCGCGCTCGAGGCCGAGCTCGCCGCCGATCCGAAGGAGATCGCCGAGCACATCATGCTGGTCGATCTCGGCCGCAACGACGTCGGCCGCGTGGCGCGCATCGGCACGGTCGCCGTCACCGAGCGCATGGTGGTGGAGCGCTACTCGCACGTCATGCACCTGGTCTCGAACGTGCGCGGCGAGCTCGCCGCCGGATACGACTGCTTCGACGCGTTCCGGGCGACCTTCCCCGCCGGCACCCTGTCGGGCGCGCCGAAGATCCGCGCCATGGAGATCATCGAGGAGCTGGAGCCGATCCGCCGCGGCGTCTACGGCGGCGCGGTCGGCTACTTCGGCTTCTCGGGAAACATGGACACCGCGATCGCCATCCGGACGATGGTGATCGACGACGGCGTCATCTATGCCGAGGCGGGGGCCGGCATCGTCGCCGATTCCGATCCCGAGCGCGAGCACGCGGAGTGCGTGAACAAGGCGCGGGCGTTGTTCCAGGCGGTCAAGCTGGCGGAGTCGATGTCGCCATGCTGCTGA
- a CDS encoding XdhC family protein: MDETEAILAGWREVEATGEAAVLATVVHVQGSAYRRPGARMLIRRDGRHVGSISGGCLETDVCRRAWWMTEGGRPTLRVYDTTSEDDAAWEFGLGCNGVVHVLLERADTEPVRQTLAFLADRRATRRPGCVATVVHAAADSPLAVGDRLFLDEGGAPRGGELCGTGWQSALRAQAGEALRGGRSRLVHTPAGAVFVECVVPPPALVIFGAGHDALPLVTLAAQLGWHVTIADGRRGFARADRFPGADRVVLLSREQPLAGLTIDGDSIVVLMTHNFPQDAALLRALLPLRPRYLGVLGSQSRRERLLAEIDGAAADLHAPIGLDIGADTPELIALAIVAEIQAELSGRAGGKMRLRDGPIHRPVEEIGCAAPLGEPAEHPVCALAVGDV, from the coding sequence ATGGACGAAACCGAGGCGATCCTCGCCGGTTGGCGGGAGGTCGAGGCCACGGGCGAGGCGGCGGTGCTGGCCACCGTCGTGCACGTCCAGGGCTCGGCCTATCGCCGGCCGGGCGCCCGCATGCTGATCCGCCGCGACGGCCGTCATGTCGGCTCGATCAGCGGCGGCTGCCTGGAGACGGACGTCTGCCGCCGGGCGTGGTGGATGACCGAGGGCGGTCGGCCGACGCTCCGCGTCTACGACACCACGTCCGAGGACGACGCGGCGTGGGAGTTCGGCCTCGGCTGCAACGGCGTCGTGCACGTGCTGCTCGAGCGCGCCGACACCGAGCCCGTGCGCCAGACACTGGCGTTCCTCGCCGACCGCCGCGCGACGCGGCGACCCGGATGCGTGGCGACGGTGGTTCACGCCGCCGCCGACTCGCCACTCGCGGTCGGCGACCGGCTGTTCCTCGACGAGGGCGGCGCCCCGCGCGGCGGCGAGCTGTGCGGCACGGGGTGGCAGTCCGCGCTCCGCGCCCAGGCCGGCGAGGCGTTGCGCGGCGGGCGCAGCCGCCTCGTGCACACGCCCGCGGGAGCGGTGTTCGTCGAGTGCGTCGTGCCGCCGCCGGCGCTGGTCATCTTCGGGGCCGGCCACGACGCGCTGCCGTTGGTCACGCTGGCCGCGCAGCTCGGCTGGCACGTCACGATCGCCGACGGCCGCCGCGGCTTCGCGCGCGCGGACCGCTTCCCCGGCGCCGATCGCGTCGTGCTGCTCTCCCGCGAGCAGCCACTCGCCGGGCTGACGATCGACGGCGACAGTATCGTCGTCCTCATGACCCACAATTTCCCGCAGGACGCCGCCCTGCTCCGTGCCCTGCTGCCGCTGCGCCCGCGCTATCTCGGCGTCCTCGGCTCGCAGTCGCGGCGCGAACGGCTGCTCGCCGAGATCGATGGCGCGGCGGCCGATCTGCACGCGCCGATCGGCCTCGACATCGGGGCCGACACCCCCGAGCTGATCGCGCTCGCGATCGTGGCCGAGATCCAGGCGGAGCTCAGCGGCCGCGCTGGCGGCAAGATGCGGCTGCGCGACGGGCCCATCCACCGGCCCGTCGAGGAGATCGGATGCGCGGCGCCGCTCGGAGAGCCGGCCGAGCATCCCGTCTGCGCGCTCGCGGTCGGGGATGTCTGA
- a CDS encoding aminodeoxychorismate/anthranilate synthase component II — protein sequence MLLMIDNYDSFTYNLVQYLGELGEEVQVVRNDAITVDEIAARRPQRIVISPGPCSPNEAGVSVAVIERLAGRLPILGVCLGHQCIGAALGGRVVRADRIMHGKTSPILHDGRTLFRDLSNPFDATRYHSLVIERATLPEVLEISAWTAEGEIMGVRHTSLPLEGVQFHPESILTLEGKHLLRNFLEQTR from the coding sequence ATGCTGCTGATGATCGATAACTACGACTCCTTCACCTACAACCTGGTCCAGTACCTGGGGGAGCTGGGCGAGGAGGTGCAGGTGGTGCGCAACGATGCCATCACCGTCGACGAGATCGCCGCCCGGCGGCCGCAGCGCATCGTCATCTCGCCCGGTCCGTGCAGTCCGAACGAGGCCGGCGTTTCGGTCGCGGTGATCGAGCGCCTCGCCGGCCGCCTGCCCATCCTCGGCGTCTGCCTCGGCCACCAGTGCATCGGCGCCGCGCTCGGCGGCCGGGTGGTGCGGGCCGACCGCATCATGCACGGCAAGACCTCGCCGATCCTGCACGACGGCCGGACGCTCTTCCGCGACCTCTCCAATCCGTTCGACGCCACCCGCTATCACTCGCTGGTGATCGAGCGGGCGACCCTCCCGGAGGTCCTGGAGATCTCCGCCTGGACCGCGGAGGGCGAGATCATGGGCGTCCGCCACACGTCCCTGCCGCTGGAGGGCGTCCAGTTCCACCCCGAGTCGATCCTCACGCTGGAGGGCAAGCACCTCCTGCGCAACTTCCTGGAGCAGACTAGATAA
- the trpD gene encoding anthranilate phosphoribosyltransferase, which translates to MDIRTAIAELTARRDLSESAVEGVVRTIMDGQATPAQIAGFLIALRMKGERVEEIAGAARAMRRHATRVTVTRSVVDTCGTGGDMRHTFNISTAAAFIAAGAGLAVAKHGNRAMSGAVGGADVLEALGVRIDLDAAGVAACIDEIGIGFLFAQSFHPAMRHVAAVRRELGVRTVFNLLGPLTNPAGAQRQLLGVFGREWVEPLARALARLGSHRALVVHGEDGLDELSLTGPSWLAELRDGAVRTFPFAPGEAGLAPCRMEDLAGGDAAANAAIIRAILGGRATPAQRDIALLNAGAALYVGGVADSIADGVAAAARSVDKGEAHRKLEALIERSNR; encoded by the coding sequence ATGGACATCCGTACCGCCATTGCCGAGCTGACGGCGCGCCGCGACCTCTCCGAATCGGCGGTGGAGGGCGTGGTGCGGACGATCATGGACGGGCAGGCGACGCCGGCGCAGATCGCCGGGTTCCTCATCGCCCTGCGCATGAAGGGCGAGCGGGTGGAGGAGATCGCCGGCGCGGCGCGGGCGATGCGGCGGCACGCGACCCGGGTGACGGTGACGCGCTCGGTGGTCGACACCTGCGGCACCGGTGGCGACATGCGGCACACGTTCAACATCTCCACCGCCGCCGCCTTCATCGCCGCCGGCGCCGGACTGGCGGTGGCCAAGCACGGCAATCGCGCCATGTCGGGGGCGGTCGGCGGCGCCGACGTCCTGGAGGCGCTCGGGGTGCGCATCGACCTCGACGCGGCCGGGGTGGCCGCCTGCATCGACGAGATCGGCATCGGCTTCCTGTTCGCCCAGTCCTTCCATCCGGCGATGCGCCACGTCGCCGCGGTGCGACGTGAGCTCGGCGTGCGCACGGTCTTCAATCTGCTCGGGCCGCTCACCAATCCGGCGGGGGCGCAGCGCCAGCTTCTGGGCGTCTTCGGGCGCGAGTGGGTCGAGCCGCTGGCGCGGGCGTTGGCCCGCCTGGGGAGCCATCGCGCGCTGGTGGTGCACGGCGAGGACGGTCTCGACGAGCTGTCGCTCACCGGGCCGAGCTGGCTGGCCGAGCTGCGCGACGGCGCGGTGCGGACCTTCCCGTTCGCGCCCGGCGAGGCCGGACTGGCGCCCTGCCGGATGGAGGACCTCGCCGGCGGCGACGCCGCCGCCAATGCGGCGATCATCCGCGCCATCCTCGGCGGTCGCGCCACGCCGGCGCAGCGCGACATCGCCCTGCTCAACGCCGGGGCAGCGCTGTACGTGGGCGGAGTCGCCGACTCGATCGCCGATGGCGTCGCCGCCGCTGCCCGGTCGGTGGACAAGGGCGAAGCGCACCGTAAGTTGGAGGCGCTGATCGAGCGGAGCAACCGATGA
- a CDS encoding (2Fe-2S)-binding protein — protein sequence MITLNVNGQSYQVNVDETTPLLWVLRDVLGLTGTKYGCGRELCGACTVLVNGQEEHSCVYEVKEAAGKNVTTIEGLSPNHSHPLQQAWIDHQVPQCGYCQSGMLMAAAARLRAGAPGAEVANELGNLCVCGTYLRIRNALKSL from the coding sequence GTGATCACGCTGAACGTCAATGGCCAGTCGTACCAGGTCAACGTCGATGAGACGACGCCGCTGCTGTGGGTGCTGCGCGATGTGCTGGGGCTCACCGGGACGAAGTACGGCTGCGGTCGCGAGCTGTGCGGCGCCTGCACCGTGCTCGTCAACGGCCAGGAGGAGCACAGTTGCGTCTACGAGGTGAAGGAAGCGGCGGGGAAGAACGTGACGACCATCGAAGGGCTGTCGCCGAATCACAGTCATCCGCTGCAGCAGGCGTGGATCGACCACCAGGTGCCGCAGTGCGGCTACTGCCAGTCGGGGATGCTGATGGCCGCGGCGGCGCGGCTGCGCGCCGGCGCGCCGGGAGCCGAAGTGGCGAACGAGCTCGGCAATCTGTGCGTCTGCGGCACCTACCTGCGCATCCGCAATGCGCTGAAGAGTCTGTGA
- a CDS encoding xanthine dehydrogenase family protein molybdopterin-binding subunit, with protein MANEAVDEGEAATPGVTRRQFLVTASAAGAFLLTFSIEGMTRAARAAGGAATTINTWIQLGTDDSITMLIGSSEMGQGVMTGLAQLLAEDLMVDWKRVKAEAAPAGSAYANPLFRTQLTGGSASIRGYYQALRLAGATARDMFIAAAAQTWGISPGLCRASNGTVINTLTSAALRYGELAPLAATMPVPSAPALVPDNALRIIGKSMPRVDIPSKTDGSATYGIDVRVPGMVYAVVKHCPSLGGRLVGTPAKPAGAIAVVPLTVLAGTDRGSEQTGMVNAVAVVADNTWKAMKLANQLNASWSIPTSSQSITTSALFSQADALIANGTPRVAETIGDANTAIGNGGGTLVEATYRLPYLAHATMEVLNCTVSITAGGCEIWAPTQGQLATVATAAAITGLSPDRITVHTTMLGGGLGRKIEQDFISQAVQVAKAIGKPVKLMWPREEDFTRDQFRPMAVVRVRARVGGDGTVSAWAYRNCSPSITQQRRPTFTAVDSQAIDGATTPTGLTYELGARLVEHVVHPSPVPVGYWRSVGHSINTFAIESMIDELAAAIRMDPYLLRRQLLRSDPRGLAVLDQAASLAGWGGAVPSGRARGIALAWAFNSVVAEVAEISIPTAGQIRVHRVWCAVDCGRPVNPDQITAQMQGGIVHGISAALWGQINFTAGKAGVRNFDAYPMVKLRQMPDITVQIMPPNPSVPIGGIGEPGVPPIAPAIANAYFTLTGQRVRTLPFFPGARMGGL; from the coding sequence ATGGCGAATGAAGCCGTCGACGAAGGCGAAGCCGCCACTCCCGGCGTGACCCGCCGCCAATTCCTGGTCACCGCCTCGGCCGCCGGGGCTTTTCTGCTCACCTTCAGCATCGAAGGCATGACGCGCGCCGCCCGCGCCGCCGGTGGGGCCGCGACCACGATCAACACCTGGATCCAGCTCGGCACCGACGATTCGATCACCATGCTGATCGGCAGCTCCGAGATGGGTCAGGGGGTGATGACGGGCCTGGCTCAGTTGCTCGCGGAAGATCTCATGGTCGATTGGAAGCGCGTGAAGGCCGAGGCGGCGCCGGCCGGGAGCGCCTACGCCAATCCCCTCTTCCGCACCCAGCTCACCGGCGGCAGCGCCAGCATCCGCGGCTACTACCAGGCGCTGCGCCTCGCCGGCGCGACGGCGCGCGACATGTTCATCGCCGCCGCGGCGCAGACCTGGGGGATCTCGCCGGGCCTCTGCCGGGCCAGCAACGGCACGGTGATCAACACCCTCACCAGCGCCGCGCTGCGCTATGGGGAGCTCGCCCCCCTCGCGGCGACGATGCCGGTGCCGAGCGCGCCGGCGCTGGTGCCCGACAACGCCCTGCGCATCATCGGCAAGTCGATGCCGCGCGTCGACATCCCGTCCAAGACTGACGGCAGCGCCACGTACGGCATCGACGTGCGCGTACCGGGCATGGTGTACGCGGTGGTGAAGCATTGTCCGTCGCTCGGCGGCCGACTGGTCGGCACGCCGGCGAAACCCGCCGGCGCCATCGCCGTCGTGCCGCTCACCGTCCTCGCCGGAACCGACCGCGGCAGCGAGCAGACCGGCATGGTCAACGCCGTCGCCGTGGTCGCCGACAACACCTGGAAGGCGATGAAACTGGCCAACCAGTTGAACGCGTCATGGTCGATCCCCACCTCGTCGCAGTCGATCACGACCAGCGCGCTCTTCTCGCAGGCCGACGCGCTGATCGCCAACGGCACGCCACGCGTCGCCGAGACCATCGGCGACGCCAACACGGCGATCGGCAACGGCGGCGGCACGCTGGTCGAGGCCACCTACCGGCTGCCGTATCTGGCGCACGCCACCATGGAGGTGCTGAACTGCACCGTCAGCATCACCGCCGGCGGCTGCGAGATCTGGGCGCCGACCCAGGGACAACTGGCGACGGTCGCGACCGCGGCGGCGATCACCGGCTTGTCGCCGGACCGCATCACCGTGCACACGACCATGCTCGGCGGCGGGCTCGGGCGGAAGATCGAGCAGGATTTCATCAGCCAGGCGGTGCAGGTCGCGAAAGCGATCGGCAAGCCGGTGAAGCTGATGTGGCCGCGCGAGGAGGACTTCACGCGCGACCAGTTCCGCCCCATGGCGGTGGTGCGGGTGCGCGCGCGCGTCGGCGGCGACGGCACGGTGTCCGCCTGGGCCTACCGCAACTGCTCGCCCTCGATCACCCAGCAGCGGCGGCCGACCTTCACCGCCGTCGACAGCCAGGCCATCGACGGCGCCACGACGCCGACCGGCCTCACCTACGAGCTCGGCGCCCGTCTCGTCGAGCACGTCGTCCATCCGTCGCCGGTGCCGGTCGGCTACTGGCGCTCGGTCGGCCACTCCATCAACACCTTCGCGATCGAGAGCATGATCGACGAGCTGGCGGCGGCGATCCGCATGGATCCCTACCTCCTGCGCCGCCAACTGCTGCGCAGCGATCCGCGCGGCCTGGCGGTGCTCGATCAGGCCGCGTCGCTGGCCGGCTGGGGCGGCGCCGTGCCGTCGGGCCGGGCGCGCGGCATCGCGCTGGCGTGGGCGTTCAACAGCGTCGTGGCCGAAGTCGCGGAGATCTCGATACCGACCGCCGGGCAGATCCGCGTCCATCGCGTCTGGTGCGCGGTCGACTGCGGCCGGCCGGTGAACCCGGACCAGATCACGGCCCAGATGCAGGGCGGCATCGTGCATGGCATCAGTGCCGCGCTGTGGGGGCAGATCAACTTCACCGCCGGCAAGGCGGGCGTACGAAACTTCGACGCCTATCCGATGGTCAAACTACGCCAGATGCCGGACATCACGGTGCAGATCATGCCGCCCAATCCGTCGGTGCCGATCGGCGGCATCGGCGAGCCGGGCGTGCCGCCGATCGCGCCGGCGATCGCCAACGCCTACTTCACGCTCACTGGACAGCGGGTGCGCACGCTCCCGTTCTTCCCCGGCGCGCGCATGGGCGGGCTCTGA
- a CDS encoding SPOR domain-containing protein produces MAERRERRSAGLGFGQLITLTFGFLLASLFIFVFGFWVGHDMADQRSLHQRQPLRVALDAPPTPLPVATALPPAVASPAVPAALPPTAAPTHAAPVFSATPMPPPATPTAALAVSTATKRPPQTPTAAAGSWTVLAYSTNDTVRAVMLARTLRAKGYDASTGTKQVGNATWYTVKVGRFRDRAAAKAMENKLREAEGLEAATVMSQ; encoded by the coding sequence ATGGCGGAGCGACGCGAGCGACGGAGCGCCGGACTGGGTTTCGGACAGTTGATCACGTTGACCTTCGGCTTCCTCCTCGCCTCGCTGTTCATCTTCGTCTTCGGCTTCTGGGTCGGGCACGACATGGCCGACCAGCGGTCGCTGCACCAACGGCAGCCGCTGCGGGTGGCGCTCGACGCTCCGCCGACGCCCCTGCCGGTCGCCACCGCGCTGCCGCCAGCCGTCGCCTCGCCGGCGGTGCCGGCGGCACTGCCACCGACGGCCGCGCCGACCCACGCCGCGCCGGTGTTCAGCGCGACGCCGATGCCGCCGCCGGCGACGCCGACCGCGGCGCTCGCCGTCAGCACGGCGACCAAACGGCCGCCGCAGACGCCGACCGCGGCGGCCGGGAGCTGGACGGTGCTCGCCTACTCGACCAACGATACCGTGCGCGCCGTCATGCTGGCGCGCACGCTGCGCGCCAAGGGCTACGACGCCAGCACGGGCACCAAGCAGGTGGGCAACGCGACCTGGTACACCGTCAAGGTCGGTCGCTTCCGCGACCGCGCGGCGGCGAAGGCCATGGAGAACAAGCTGCGCGAGGCGGAGGGGCTGGAGGCGGCGACGGTGATGTCGCAGTGA
- a CDS encoding arginine--tRNA ligase, producing MNRAKEGGALKLESLPPLFFEVPKDSAFGDLASTVALGLARGERKAPRAIAEAIIAHIEDPEGLLAGVEIAGPGYLNFRFSPRFWAQTLREIERPDFGRPDLGHGRRVLIEFVSANPTGPLHVGHGRGAVLGDAVARLLAFAGYDVTREYYVNDAGKQVATLARSAHARLLQAYGVRAEIPEDGYPGEYLRELIIAHRDELLHDIAAATGTEIPGLLRGAPPVLQAGDDEAVADAAASYLHLAGEVGFTVCGRRAAAWLLEQIKEDMRAIAVEIDVFVSERALHEAGVVGRALEEMAARGFIYEKDGARWFRSEPFGDEKDRVVQRSDGELTYFAADIGYHGEKISRGYDELIDVWGADHHGYVKRVAAAIEALGKDPGKFRVILVQLVRLTRGGEPVRMGKRTGEFVTLREVVDEVGPDATRFFFLMRKGDSQLEFDLALATRQSSENPVFYVQYAHARICTLFRKARDASLAIPDAAGADLEALVEAEEQEVVRLLAQMPDVIEDAAAEREPHRIVFHLIEIAGAFHRCYNRHRILDVEPRVREARLYLARAVQRVLQLGLGLLGVRAPESM from the coding sequence TTGAACCGAGCCAAAGAGGGGGGAGCGCTGAAGTTGGAGAGCCTCCCCCCTTTGTTTTTCGAGGTCCCCAAGGACTCGGCCTTCGGCGATCTCGCGTCCACGGTGGCGCTCGGCCTGGCGCGCGGCGAGCGCAAGGCGCCGCGCGCGATCGCCGAGGCGATCATCGCCCACATCGAGGATCCCGAGGGGCTGCTGGCCGGGGTGGAGATCGCCGGGCCCGGCTACCTGAACTTCCGCTTCTCGCCGCGCTTCTGGGCGCAGACCCTGCGCGAGATCGAGCGGCCCGACTTCGGCCGGCCGGACCTGGGCCACGGGCGGCGGGTGTTGATCGAGTTCGTCAGCGCCAACCCGACCGGCCCGCTGCACGTCGGGCACGGGCGCGGCGCGGTGCTCGGCGACGCGGTGGCGCGGCTGCTCGCCTTCGCCGGGTACGACGTCACCCGCGAGTACTACGTCAACGACGCCGGCAAACAGGTCGCGACCCTGGCCCGCTCGGCGCACGCGCGCCTGCTGCAGGCCTACGGCGTGCGCGCCGAGATCCCCGAGGACGGCTATCCCGGCGAGTACCTGCGCGAGCTGATCATCGCCCACCGCGACGAGCTGCTGCACGACATCGCCGCCGCCACCGGCACCGAGATTCCCGGGCTGCTGCGCGGCGCGCCGCCCGTCCTGCAAGCGGGCGACGACGAGGCGGTGGCCGATGCGGCGGCCTCCTACCTGCACCTCGCCGGCGAGGTCGGCTTCACCGTCTGCGGCCGGCGCGCCGCCGCCTGGCTGCTGGAGCAGATCAAGGAGGACATGCGGGCGATCGCCGTCGAGATCGACGTCTTCGTCAGCGAGCGGGCGCTGCACGAGGCCGGCGTCGTCGGCCGGGCGCTCGAGGAGATGGCGGCGCGCGGCTTCATCTACGAGAAGGACGGCGCCCGCTGGTTCCGCTCCGAGCCGTTCGGCGACGAGAAGGACCGGGTCGTGCAGCGCAGCGACGGCGAGCTCACCTACTTCGCCGCCGACATCGGCTACCACGGCGAGAAGATCTCGCGCGGCTATGACGAGCTGATCGACGTCTGGGGCGCCGACCACCACGGCTACGTCAAGCGCGTCGCCGCGGCGATCGAGGCGCTGGGCAAGGATCCGGGCAAGTTCCGCGTCATCCTGGTGCAACTGGTGCGGCTCACGCGCGGCGGCGAGCCGGTGCGCATGGGCAAACGCACCGGGGAGTTCGTCACCCTGCGCGAGGTGGTGGACGAGGTCGGGCCGGACGCGACCCGCTTCTTCTTCCTGATGCGCAAGGGCGACAGCCAGCTCGAGTTCGACCTCGCGCTCGCCACCCGGCAGTCGTCGGAGAATCCGGTCTTCTACGTGCAGTACGCCCATGCCCGCATCTGCACGCTGTTCCGCAAGGCGCGAGACGCCTCGCTGGCGATTCCCGACGCCGCCGGCGCCGATCTCGAGGCGCTGGTCGAGGCGGAGGAGCAGGAGGTGGTGCGCCTGCTGGCGCAGATGCCGGACGTCATCGAGGACGCCGCCGCCGAGCGCGAGCCGCACCGCATCGTCTTCCACCTCATCGAGATCGCAGGCGCCTTCCACCGCTGCTACAACCGACACCGCATCCTCGACGTCGAGCCGCGGGTGCGCGAGGCGCGATTGTACCTGGCGCGGGCCGTGCAACGGGTCCTGCAACTGGGACTCGGGTTGCTCGGGGTCCGCGCCCCCGAGTCGATGTGA
- a CDS encoding ferrochelatase — protein MTGPPPFDGVLLLSFGGPEGPDDVIPFLENVTRGRDIPRARLEAVGQHYRLFGGVSPINDECRKLLAALRAELARNGPALPVYWGNRHWHPMLPDTLRAMADDGIRRAVAVCTSAYSSYSGCRQYLEDIARARTAVGERAPLIEKLPPFFNHPAFIETMVEHTRDALARLGRASSPARLVFTAHSIPTAMAATCDYEAELREAAALVAERLGPAGTPHDLVFQSRSGPPTQPWLEPDVCDHLRALRQAGVEAVVLVPIGFVADHMEVRFDLDIQARAVADEIGLRMARARAAGAAPAFVAGLRELIAGHIAGRTPRALGSRGPRPFPCPPGCCAYRPQRPPAI, from the coding sequence ATGACGGGTCCGCCGCCCTTCGATGGCGTGTTGCTGCTGTCCTTCGGCGGACCGGAAGGACCCGACGACGTGATCCCCTTCCTGGAGAACGTGACCCGGGGTCGCGACATCCCGCGCGCCCGTCTCGAGGCGGTCGGCCAGCACTACCGACTCTTCGGCGGCGTCAGCCCGATCAACGACGAGTGCCGAAAGCTGCTGGCCGCCCTGCGGGCGGAGCTGGCGCGCAACGGCCCGGCGCTTCCGGTCTACTGGGGCAACCGCCACTGGCACCCGATGCTGCCCGACACCCTGCGCGCAATGGCCGACGACGGGATTCGCCGCGCCGTCGCCGTGTGCACCTCCGCGTACAGCTCCTACTCGGGGTGCCGCCAGTATCTCGAGGACATCGCGCGCGCCCGGACCGCCGTCGGCGAGCGCGCGCCGCTCATCGAGAAGCTGCCGCCCTTCTTCAACCACCCGGCATTCATCGAGACCATGGTGGAGCACACGCGCGACGCCCTGGCGCGCCTGGGGCGCGCGTCGTCGCCGGCGCGCCTGGTGTTCACCGCGCACTCGATTCCGACCGCGATGGCCGCGACCTGCGACTACGAGGCCGAGTTGCGCGAGGCGGCGGCGCTGGTCGCCGAGCGCCTGGGGCCGGCGGGCACGCCCCACGATCTCGTCTTCCAGAGCCGCAGCGGCCCACCGACGCAGCCCTGGCTCGAACCCGACGTCTGCGACCACCTGCGGGCGCTCCGTCAGGCCGGCGTCGAGGCCGTGGTGCTGGTCCCCATCGGCTTCGTCGCCGACCACATGGAGGTCCGGTTCGATCTCGACATCCAGGCACGAGCGGTCGCCGACGAGATCGGGCTGCGCATGGCGCGCGCGCGCGCCGCGGGCGCGGCGCCGGCCTTCGTCGCCGGGCTGCGCGAACTGATCGCCGGACACATCGCCGGACGCACCCCGCGCGCCCTCGGCAGCCGCGGGCCGCGGCCGTTCCCGTGCCCTCCCGGCTGCTGCGCCTACCGGCCGCAACGGCCGCCGGCGATCTGA